Proteins encoded together in one Lysinibacillus sp. FSL K6-0232 window:
- a CDS encoding asparagine synthase-related protein, producing the protein MNWYVFEFGYNSEYKTDNNRHLNVNSKSKVNYFNTSSENFVVKAAYAQNTTSYVFFENNDVLIVGDIVIYNILNHGVYENVDWNEQELLTNLIALYNTFGSDFVKCLDGEFSFVLFDKKNFTVMVCRDTLGVKRLFYLKTDTKLVVASDIFLLKGYLNTPRLNSIYFQEYLNANGIVDSYLTPYKDILRLPSGNMFIFKDKEINLIEYVNYDELTSDKWMMKEKSINQEELIEEFENILNKAILRRLHKSERNTVLLSGGLDSSTIFNVSKRLGEKYGDIDSVSVVFDELKECDESVYITELLEQYNSKGTFLNYDSVLMYEDLRNNILHFDEPHVTAPTCEFTSRLIESCVNNNTNNILTGYGGDQLLTNSPYLLRDYVREGKIKSMFSDLTKYCMYTNISAFKGLHEYIIQPPPFSRITKNKRNHARNLLYEMLNAKANHYMDRAIGGFYGVDLKHPFLDRELISFMIKIPSHILFDPFYTKKILRDSQKNKLPDSIRLRINKTSHVAHTLKSIRKNWDSIYSNLKSPLVVSRLGLCSEEFWEENLYKWRNGLLIEVTFLLLLSIEVWLMQESSE; encoded by the coding sequence TTGAACTGGTATGTATTTGAATTCGGATATAATTCGGAATATAAAACAGATAATAATAGACATCTTAATGTCAATAGTAAATCAAAAGTAAATTATTTCAACACGTCTTCAGAGAACTTTGTTGTGAAAGCAGCATATGCTCAAAATACGACCTCATATGTGTTTTTTGAAAATAATGATGTATTAATAGTGGGGGATATTGTAATATACAATATTTTAAATCATGGTGTGTATGAAAATGTTGATTGGAATGAACAGGAATTGCTCACTAATTTAATTGCCCTTTATAACACTTTTGGTTCAGATTTTGTTAAGTGTTTAGATGGTGAATTTTCATTTGTTTTATTTGACAAAAAGAATTTTACAGTAATGGTTTGTAGAGATACCTTGGGGGTAAAACGGCTCTTTTATTTAAAAACCGATACAAAATTAGTAGTTGCGAGCGATATTTTTCTATTGAAAGGTTATTTAAATACACCTAGGTTGAATAGTATTTACTTTCAAGAATATCTAAATGCCAATGGAATTGTTGACTCATATTTAACGCCATATAAAGATATCTTGCGTTTACCGAGTGGGAATATGTTTATTTTTAAAGATAAGGAAATTAACTTGATAGAGTATGTGAATTATGATGAATTAACTTCTGACAAATGGATGATGAAGGAGAAATCTATTAATCAGGAAGAACTAATTGAAGAATTCGAAAATATTTTGAATAAAGCAATTTTGAGGAGATTACATAAAAGCGAGCGAAATACGGTGTTATTAAGTGGTGGCTTAGATTCATCTACTATTTTTAATGTGTCAAAACGATTGGGAGAAAAATACGGAGATATTGATTCGGTAAGCGTTGTTTTTGATGAATTAAAGGAATGTGATGAAAGTGTATATATCACAGAATTATTAGAACAATATAATTCTAAAGGTACTTTCCTAAATTATGATTCAGTATTGATGTATGAAGACCTCCGAAATAATATATTACATTTTGACGAACCACATGTCACTGCCCCTACATGTGAATTTACTTCTCGTTTAATAGAGTCATGTGTGAACAATAATACCAATAATATCCTAACAGGTTATGGTGGGGATCAACTTTTAACGAATTCACCATATTTATTAAGAGATTACGTTAGAGAAGGAAAAATAAAGAGTATGTTTAGTGATTTAACTAAATATTGTATGTATACAAATATATCTGCTTTTAAAGGATTACATGAGTACATCATTCAACCACCTCCGTTTAGTAGAATCACTAAAAATAAACGGAATCATGCTAGAAATTTATTGTATGAAATGTTAAATGCAAAAGCCAATCACTATATGGATAGGGCAATAGGTGGCTTTTATGGTGTGGATTTAAAACATCCTTTTTTAGATAGGGAGTTAATTTCTTTTATGATTAAAATCCCTAGTCATATTCTCTTTGATCCTTTCTATACGAAAAAGATCTTAAGAGACTCTCAGAAAAATAAATTACCTGACAGTATTAGACTGCGTATAAATAAAACATCACACGTTGCTCATACATTAAAGAGTATAAGAAAAAATTGGGATTCAATTTATTCGAATTTAAAGTCACCTTTAGTTGTTTCAAGATTAGGTCTTTGTTCAGAAGAGTTTTGGGAAGAAAATTTATATAAATGGAGAAATGGTTTGTTAATAGAAGTGACTTTTTTATTACTGTTATCCATTGAAGTATGGCTTATGCAAGAAAGTAGTGAATAA
- a CDS encoding MauE/DoxX family redox-associated membrane protein, with product MIVAMIFLKNGFNKVFKIYHYYAAINEKIKITPTFVSILVSVEVTVGIFFLIQFVNVYICMTAVMLQLFSLFLLFKPSKERMTRNCGCFENIPININIKNLGYNYTKFTLVFLIFLGEIL from the coding sequence CTGATTGTAGCAATGATTTTTCTGAAAAACGGATTCAATAAAGTTTTTAAAATTTATCATTATTATGCGGCGATAAATGAGAAAATAAAAATAACGCCAACATTCGTAAGCATTTTAGTGAGTGTAGAAGTGACTGTAGGTATTTTCTTTTTAATTCAGTTTGTAAATGTATACATATGTATGACCGCCGTAATGTTGCAATTGTTCAGTCTGTTTTTACTGTTTAAACCTTCTAAAGAAAGAATGACACGTAACTGCGGTTGTTTTGAAAACATACCCATCAATATAAATATAAAAAATTTAGGATACAATTATACAAAATTCACATTAGTGTTCTTGATTTTTTTAGGAGAGATACTATGA
- a CDS encoding MauE/DoxX family redox-associated membrane protein has product MIDIFCYGAALVLILSGFSKLISHSNTKHFFLKYIAINDISMTFMALLFPLFEIVIGVGLFIYDHPILYISALSLILLFIIINSYAFINKAEEDCKCFGNLIPTKTGLGGLIQSVCMFLSIVPLLYFDKGNMNILDFGNVFYLVPVLLWFTTLIIIRRNVEVV; this is encoded by the coding sequence ATGATTGATATTTTTTGTTATGGTGCTGCTTTAGTATTGATACTTTCAGGGTTTTCTAAATTAATCTCGCATTCAAATACAAAGCACTTTTTTTTGAAGTATATTGCTATTAATGATATTTCGATGACGTTTATGGCATTGTTATTCCCATTATTTGAAATCGTAATAGGTGTCGGTTTATTTATTTATGATCACCCTATACTTTATATTAGTGCCTTATCTTTAATCTTACTCTTTATCATTATTAATTCGTATGCGTTTATTAATAAGGCGGAAGAGGACTGTAAATGTTTCGGTAATTTAATTCCAACTAAGACAGGACTAGGTGGCTTAATACAAAGTGTATGCATGTTTCTCAGTATAGTGCCACTACTATATTTTGATAAAGGTAATATGAATATACTTGACTTTGGCAATGTATTTTATCTCGTACCTGTTCTTTTATGGTTCACCACTTTAATAATTATTAGAAGAAACGTAGAGGTGGTGTAA
- a CDS encoding ABC transporter ATP-binding protein, with product MNFNELKFLEKDRPVRDFFYSQYFYLKNIWREQRGIFLILILLSLTTSIMLPLEILLQKRLIDQLTVVQKVPNELGYVLVLLVAITFFSLFGQLSGKIQGYLFRKISLKVNYLFKAMLNKKVTSVSLENFESGFFYNQVNLAGKALEGNGLGTTYSFLQIITSVFSLFSIFMILSAIHWTLPLTVFLSTIPGVVIVFFSKFKNYKVEKNVAFKEREFSYTESLFFDKNYLKEIKMYSLSDYLLGKWKNLYFYTMNKRIEVAKWELKNSAVMILLVGVINTGVSVFFVYQLVENALTIGSYVALTAAIITLQGIFGQIGAHLASIFEAAIYNNALINLLKIEYFDDEKREEIKSIEAIDIKNGTFNYPYSDISIFSKLNFSIRRGEKISIVGGNGSGKTTLAHCLVGLFNLTEGKILVNGENMNDIDKSSFYKQVAVVFQTFPKYMYSLRENIGFGNVDDMDNEQKIWDVIRQVGLGEKFSVHNVDLDTYLSKEMDGGIDLSGGEWQKIALGRALMKDVSLILLDEPTASLDPHSELKILELFDSMTDDKTTITITHRIGPTKLSDKIIVMDKGKIEEIGTFDELINNKGLFYRMHQAQYKWYEQKECFHEAVKTT from the coding sequence ATGAATTTCAATGAATTAAAATTTCTTGAGAAAGACCGACCTGTTAGAGATTTTTTTTATTCCCAGTATTTTTATTTGAAAAATATTTGGAGAGAACAAAGGGGTATATTTCTTATTTTAATTCTTTTAAGCTTAACGACTTCCATTATGTTACCTTTAGAAATTTTGCTACAGAAAAGGTTGATAGATCAACTAACAGTGGTGCAGAAAGTCCCTAATGAATTAGGATATGTGTTAGTTCTACTTGTAGCAATAACGTTTTTTAGTCTATTTGGACAACTATCTGGAAAAATTCAAGGGTACCTCTTTCGAAAAATTTCTTTAAAAGTGAATTATTTATTTAAAGCAATGTTAAACAAAAAAGTAACTAGCGTTTCATTAGAAAACTTTGAGTCTGGTTTTTTTTACAATCAAGTGAATTTGGCAGGTAAAGCGTTGGAAGGAAATGGACTAGGTACTACATATTCTTTTCTACAGATCATTACAAGTGTATTTTCGCTATTTTCAATTTTTATGATTCTATCGGCTATTCATTGGACATTACCTTTAACTGTGTTTTTATCAACAATTCCAGGGGTTGTTATTGTTTTTTTTAGCAAATTTAAAAACTATAAAGTTGAAAAAAATGTTGCATTTAAAGAAAGAGAGTTTTCTTATACAGAATCTCTTTTTTTTGACAAAAACTATTTAAAGGAAATTAAAATGTATAGTTTGAGTGATTATTTGTTAGGGAAATGGAAAAACCTTTATTTTTATACGATGAACAAAAGAATTGAAGTGGCAAAGTGGGAACTGAAAAATAGTGCAGTGATGATACTACTTGTGGGGGTTATCAATACAGGTGTATCTGTATTCTTTGTTTATCAACTAGTAGAGAACGCTTTAACAATAGGGAGTTATGTGGCGTTAACTGCGGCAATAATTACTTTGCAGGGCATTTTTGGTCAAATTGGTGCACATTTAGCTTCTATATTTGAAGCAGCTATTTATAATAATGCTTTAATCAACTTATTAAAAATAGAATATTTTGATGATGAAAAGAGAGAAGAAATTAAGTCTATTGAAGCAATTGATATTAAAAATGGAACTTTCAACTACCCTTATTCTGATATTTCAATTTTTTCGAAATTAAACTTTTCAATACGAAGAGGAGAAAAAATTTCGATTGTAGGTGGTAATGGTTCAGGGAAAACAACACTCGCTCATTGTTTAGTAGGCTTGTTTAATTTGACGGAAGGAAAGATTTTAGTAAATGGAGAAAATATGAATGACATTGATAAATCTAGTTTTTATAAACAAGTTGCTGTAGTTTTTCAAACATTCCCTAAATATATGTATTCATTAAGAGAAAATATTGGGTTTGGCAATGTTGATGACATGGATAATGAACAGAAAATATGGGATGTAATAAGACAGGTAGGATTGGGAGAAAAATTTTCAGTCCATAATGTTGACTTAGATACTTATTTATCTAAAGAAATGGATGGCGGAATTGATTTGTCTGGGGGGGAATGGCAAAAAATAGCTTTAGGACGAGCGTTAATGAAGGATGTTAGCTTAATTTTGTTGGATGAACCTACAGCGTCATTAGATCCTCATTCAGAATTAAAAATACTTGAATTATTCGATAGCATGACAGACGATAAAACAACGATTACGATTACACATAGAATCGGACCCACGAAATTATCGGATAAGATTATCGTAATGGATAAAGGGAAAATTGAAGAAATCGGTACTTTTGATGAATTGATAAATAATAAAGGATTATTTTATCGTATGCATCAAGCACAATACAAATGGTATGAGCAAAAGGAGTGTTTCCATGAAGCAGTTAAAACTACATGA
- a CDS encoding ABC transporter ATP-binding protein translates to MKQLKLHEIQNEKESPLVVMKNVSKEFQSKDFTTQALDSINCEIYQNEIVAIMGTSGSGKSTLLNILAALDKPTHGELIFQGVPMIEQFQEPTSSEFRKRNIGFIFQNFNLLDELTVSDNVAMPLILLDEDSKKIAHKVNDVLAKLAINDLARKKPTELSGGQKQRVAIARAIIANPQLLLADEPTGALDVNTTDDILTTLVQLKNLTNQTIILVTHDPHVSTYADRVLFFHKGKLVDNYINQANSDNLTIIFDKFKNIQRSYLNV, encoded by the coding sequence ATGAAGCAGTTAAAACTACATGAGATACAAAATGAGAAGGAATCCCCATTAGTAGTCATGAAAAATGTATCAAAAGAATTTCAGTCGAAGGATTTTACAACACAAGCATTAGATAGCATCAATTGTGAAATTTATCAAAATGAAATCGTAGCCATCATGGGTACAAGTGGCTCAGGGAAAAGTACATTGCTTAATATTTTAGCTGCTTTAGATAAACCAACACATGGGGAATTAATTTTTCAAGGTGTACCGATGATTGAGCAATTTCAAGAGCCAACATCATCCGAATTTAGAAAGCGAAATATAGGATTTATATTTCAAAACTTCAACTTATTAGATGAATTAACGGTATCGGATAATGTGGCAATGCCGTTAATTTTACTAGATGAGGACTCTAAAAAAATTGCTCACAAGGTAAATGATGTGCTAGCAAAATTAGCAATCAATGATTTAGCTAGAAAGAAACCAACTGAATTATCTGGTGGGCAAAAGCAACGAGTGGCTATAGCGAGAGCCATTATTGCTAATCCGCAACTATTGTTGGCAGATGAGCCAACAGGGGCATTAGATGTGAATACGACAGATGATATTTTAACAACACTTGTCCAATTAAAAAATTTAACGAATCAAACCATTATATTAGTAACACATGATCCACATGTATCGACTTATGCTGATCGTGTACTATTTTTTCATAAAGGGAAATTAGTAGATAATTATATCAATCAAGCGAATAGTGATAATTTAACAATAATTTTTGATAAATTTAAAAATATACAGAGGAGCTATCTCAATGTATGA
- a CDS encoding ABC transporter permease: MYDLKNIAWKLCKAAKTQVIIAIQVVALAVCLIATMLIYVDNAQTEMEENIHSMYGDVDISAGYDFSTYFDTGQWITTDIFNTIENLEEVEQVEPILLQFTSVDQLEGVYTLGVTSGTLTKGFYHLNDTPKDNEVVITYSLSETLNKFAKDSIVINDKSFVIKEVLAPNTYGEDAPILYMDMALLKSVSHAPTEIEGLFVMLKTKDVEQTATVLNQLFKNIRVEITNEMDWVQANLITLLVFILMLVISIIVVSGLLLKSTFSLLFSRLQAQFFVLRTMGATTKQLKKIVNTQSTIILLMGVGIGAMGSLLLLKFIVPSFVEMIGLPQADFSIPVVYFLAILLAIYFLLYMFVFVKVAKVAKATPIVMKRNDELKSYRWVKWKSVLTFIVGVISLLIFLQGIAKPSTLESVILIFIGSVLIIGLLFFLFPYVIVYTLNKGSSWIHHYLGNKAHYIKIQFMPNLRSYIPVVFILAILIMIIVFNGTFLKSLVKGQELIIEETYPYEVAITNPYFENIFYEDIALLKKNVSIEKIQLSSKGSSFIASNFNLNYDAKDFGGENRVEITEDAADKYDLKIGDVLEGYFFDENSNEQTIYLTITGIIPVEDKYTHLYVDWSSPLIKDVIPIDKIHLTLAPDATLDDLQYAIRDWPTLKIVERAVLLEQASEWFYQRWAMFIVVLAALVVASCIGLVQTIIHIIIKRKEQYQIQRLIGLSPKELKQLIWFEVLFIVTIGVLLGVTFGMLLTNLIMQIDSGGSIEWDFLFIFSSSIGIWMSILVCCRLYIARFVKRSVI, encoded by the coding sequence ATGTATGATTTAAAAAATATTGCTTGGAAACTTTGTAAAGCGGCTAAAACACAAGTAATCATTGCCATACAGGTAGTAGCGCTCGCGGTTTGTTTAATTGCAACGATGTTAATTTATGTGGATAATGCACAAACGGAGATGGAAGAAAATATTCACAGTATGTATGGGGATGTAGATATTTCAGCAGGTTATGATTTTTCAACCTATTTTGATACGGGTCAGTGGATTACAACAGATATTTTTAATACAATTGAAAATTTAGAAGAAGTTGAGCAAGTAGAACCAATCTTATTGCAATTTACATCTGTCGATCAGCTTGAAGGTGTTTATACATTAGGTGTGACAAGTGGGACGTTAACAAAAGGGTTTTACCATTTAAACGACACACCGAAAGATAATGAGGTCGTAATTACATATTCTTTATCAGAAACGTTAAATAAATTTGCTAAAGATTCAATAGTGATAAATGATAAGTCATTTGTGATAAAAGAAGTGCTCGCTCCGAATACTTATGGAGAAGATGCACCTATTCTTTATATGGACATGGCTCTATTAAAAAGTGTAAGTCATGCACCAACAGAAATAGAAGGCTTGTTTGTTATGCTTAAAACAAAGGATGTGGAGCAAACAGCCACTGTATTGAACCAACTTTTCAAAAATATTCGTGTTGAAATAACGAATGAAATGGACTGGGTACAAGCAAATTTGATTACCTTGCTCGTGTTTATACTTATGTTAGTAATAAGTATTATCGTAGTTAGTGGACTATTATTGAAGTCTACTTTTTCATTATTATTTAGCCGTTTGCAAGCTCAGTTTTTCGTGTTAAGAACGATGGGCGCAACGACAAAGCAACTAAAAAAGATTGTCAACACTCAATCGACGATTATTTTACTAATGGGTGTAGGGATAGGCGCAATGGGGAGTCTTTTGTTGCTAAAATTCATTGTCCCGTCTTTTGTTGAGATGATTGGCCTACCGCAAGCCGACTTTAGCATTCCTGTTGTTTATTTTTTAGCAATTTTACTTGCAATTTATTTCTTACTTTATATGTTTGTGTTTGTTAAAGTAGCGAAAGTAGCGAAAGCAACACCTATAGTGATGAAAAGAAATGATGAGCTTAAATCGTATCGATGGGTAAAATGGAAGAGCGTGCTTACTTTTATAGTAGGTGTAATCTCATTACTCATTTTTTTACAAGGTATTGCAAAGCCTAGTACACTGGAGTCGGTTATTTTAATCTTTATTGGAAGTGTACTAATCATTGGTTTATTATTCTTTTTATTCCCATATGTGATAGTGTATACGTTGAATAAAGGATCCTCTTGGATTCATCATTATTTAGGAAATAAAGCACACTATATAAAAATACAGTTCATGCCTAATTTAAGAAGCTATATTCCTGTTGTTTTTATATTGGCAATTTTGATTATGATTATTGTATTTAATGGTACGTTTTTGAAATCTCTTGTAAAAGGTCAAGAACTAATAATTGAAGAAACATATCCATATGAAGTAGCAATTACGAATCCTTATTTTGAGAATATCTTTTATGAGGATATAGCGTTATTGAAAAAAAATGTTTCAATAGAAAAAATACAATTAAGTAGTAAGGGTAGTTCTTTTATAGCTTCTAACTTTAATCTGAATTATGATGCGAAAGATTTTGGTGGAGAGAATAGAGTTGAAATTACAGAAGATGCAGCGGATAAATATGACTTAAAAATAGGAGATGTTTTAGAAGGCTATTTCTTTGACGAAAATTCGAATGAACAAACAATTTATTTAACAATTACTGGAATTATTCCGGTGGAAGACAAATATACACACCTTTATGTTGACTGGAGTTCTCCTTTGATTAAAGATGTTATTCCTATTGATAAAATCCATTTAACTTTAGCTCCTGACGCAACATTAGACGATCTGCAGTATGCGATTCGCGATTGGCCAACATTAAAAATTGTGGAACGAGCTGTTCTTTTAGAGCAAGCCTCGGAATGGTTTTATCAACGATGGGCAATGTTTATCGTCGTTTTGGCTGCTTTAGTTGTAGCGAGCTGTATAGGTTTAGTGCAAACGATAATTCATATTATTATTAAAAGGAAAGAACAATATCAGATACAACGTTTAATCGGGCTTTCACCAAAGGAATTAAAACAGCTTATTTGGTTTGAAGTTCTCTTTATTGTCACGATTGGCGTATTGCTTGGCGTAACATTTGGTATGCTCTTAACAAATTTAATTATGCAAATAGACTCAGGCGGGTCAATAGAATGGGATTTCCTGTTTATATTTAGTTCAAGTATAGGAATATGGATGAGTATTTTAGTATGTTGTCGTCTATATATTGCTCGATTTGTAAAGCGGAGTGTTATTTAG
- a CDS encoding accessory gene regulator B family protein, with amino-acid sequence MEFTAKEKMLVDYFEHRRSLTQLDKIKLVYGFRIVTSELKKFLVIYSIAIVFGLFWEMLLVQIGFLLVRQVAYGAHCPSFRTCLVVSSILFPFITWLAIALPITSFAVWGAFLLGAVILLLIGPVSSKKTKVRGEAHRTFLFKKLYRRLILLGILLLIFPTSISVFFVAGALKAVFLVIIAKLGGYH; translated from the coding sequence GTGGAGTTTACGGCAAAAGAGAAAATGTTGGTAGATTATTTCGAACATAGAAGATCGTTAACACAGTTAGATAAAATTAAATTAGTGTATGGATTTCGTATTGTTACAAGCGAGTTAAAAAAATTTTTGGTTATTTATAGTATAGCTATTGTGTTTGGTTTGTTTTGGGAAATGTTATTGGTGCAAATTGGTTTTTTACTCGTACGCCAAGTAGCGTATGGAGCACATTGTCCATCATTTAGAACATGTCTTGTTGTTAGTAGTATCTTATTTCCGTTTATCACATGGCTAGCTATAGCATTACCCATTACTTCATTCGCTGTTTGGGGAGCATTTTTGTTAGGGGCTGTTATTTTATTGTTAATTGGTCCAGTGAGTTCTAAAAAAACAAAAGTACGAGGAGAAGCTCATCGAACATTCTTGTTTAAAAAATTATATAGAAGACTTATTTTGTTGGGCATACTGCTCCTTATTTTCCCGACATCTATAAGCGTATTTTTTGTAGCAGGCGCTTTGAAGGCGGTTTTTTTAGTGATTATTGCAAAATTAGGAGGATATCATTGA
- a CDS encoding cyclic lactone autoinducer peptide, which produces MKFIIDKVIESLCNLLIKLADFGSVYMCWNFSGEEELPQELKSNKF; this is translated from the coding sequence ATGAAATTTATTATTGACAAAGTGATTGAAAGCTTGTGTAACTTACTTATTAAATTAGCTGACTTTGGCTCTGTTTATATGTGTTGGAATTTTTCAGGCGAGGAAGAGCTACCACAAGAATTAAAGTCAAATAAATTTTGA
- a CDS encoding sensor histidine kinase — protein sequence MTTSFLVYQQTKQGWNIIHVLFTIVLAVLADHISSLIVYHFANGMEAITNSPLVQLVVSMSILFILVLIYKRLFRYFAGRYMFEQYIIPAMIPLLLMTIVFMYTDILLMDGLSFIKSVQHNLFFFAIYLVLFIIIVSFFVYIAIKNIHIKQKEMELEEFKSYVASLEEINDDMRKFKHDYMNILTSMRHFIDSKNYSELETYFYRHILQTEKNEQAHETAFSMLNGLHIASLKGLLTTKLIQAQTFHVPMHVEIVEDIDSIGLDEIQLNCMCGILLDNALEASKNSIEPWIRLAFIRMDNALLIVCMNTFLPNPSNELKVHEVFKEGFSTKGTGRGLGLSILRQMVDASPKLRLNTKINGNLFIQELFIDEVKVQI from the coding sequence TTGACCACAAGTTTCCTTGTTTATCAACAAACAAAGCAAGGGTGGAACATCATACATGTGCTGTTTACGATAGTTTTAGCTGTTCTGGCAGATCATATTTCTTCGCTTATCGTGTATCATTTTGCGAATGGCATGGAGGCTATCACCAATTCTCCATTAGTACAACTCGTGGTTTCTATGAGTATCTTATTTATTTTGGTTCTTATTTACAAAAGGTTATTTCGTTATTTTGCAGGACGATATATGTTTGAGCAATACATTATACCTGCCATGATTCCTTTGTTGCTTATGACGATTGTCTTTATGTATACCGATATTTTGTTGATGGATGGTCTATCATTCATCAAAAGTGTCCAACATAATTTATTCTTTTTTGCGATTTATTTAGTGCTCTTTATCATCATTGTTAGTTTCTTTGTTTACATAGCCATTAAGAACATACATATTAAACAAAAGGAAATGGAATTAGAAGAATTTAAGTCATATGTGGCATCACTTGAGGAAATTAATGATGATATGCGTAAATTTAAACATGATTATATGAATATTTTAACATCAATGCGTCATTTTATAGATTCTAAAAATTACTCGGAACTAGAAACCTATTTTTACCGACATATTTTACAAACTGAAAAGAATGAGCAAGCACATGAAACAGCTTTCTCAATGCTTAATGGTTTACATATAGCCAGTTTAAAAGGACTATTAACAACAAAGCTTATTCAAGCGCAGACATTTCATGTACCAATGCACGTTGAGATTGTTGAAGATATTGACAGCATCGGATTGGACGAGATTCAATTAAATTGTATGTGTGGCATATTATTGGATAATGCACTCGAAGCTAGTAAGAATTCTATAGAGCCTTGGATTCGCTTAGCCTTTATTAGAATGGATAATGCCCTGTTAATTGTATGCATGAATACATTTTTACCTAATCCGAGTAATGAACTAAAAGTACATGAGGTTTTTAAAGAAGGCTTCTCGACAAAAGGGACAGGACGAGGCTTAGGTTTATCTATTTTACGCCAAATGGTGGATGCTTCGCCAAAACTTCGATTGAATACAAAAATTAATGGCAATTTATTTATACAAGAGTTGTTTATTGATGAGGTGAAGGTGCAAATATGA
- a CDS encoding LytR/AlgR family response regulator transcription factor, whose protein sequence is MKVIICEDNVVQLEYIKKTIENYALVEGNGIEVVLATTNPNEVIAYEKADCYFLDIDLKHEMTGLMLGDIIRKRDPLCNIIFVTTHAEMTYLTFMYKIAALDFIIKDHTETLQQKILATLKIAHEKYLQIGQQQTPSQIQIRANGYTRNIAIQDIYFFEASPKLHKIILHLENEHIEFYGRLKDFKEAHTSMYQCHKAFIVNRQNVEFVDHKERVVYFKNGETCFASARLIKGLK, encoded by the coding sequence ATGAAAGTAATTATTTGTGAGGATAATGTTGTTCAATTAGAGTATATCAAGAAAACAATTGAAAACTATGCCTTGGTGGAAGGGAATGGTATTGAGGTTGTACTCGCAACTACAAATCCTAACGAGGTTATTGCGTATGAAAAAGCAGATTGTTATTTTTTAGATATCGATTTAAAGCATGAAATGACAGGGCTGATGTTAGGTGATATCATTCGAAAACGTGATCCATTGTGTAATATTATATTTGTCACAACTCATGCCGAAATGACCTATTTAACGTTTATGTATAAAATTGCTGCATTGGATTTTATTATTAAGGACCATACAGAAACGTTACAGCAAAAAATATTAGCAACATTAAAGATCGCACATGAAAAGTATCTTCAAATTGGTCAACAGCAAACACCTTCACAGATTCAAATTAGAGCAAACGGTTACACCAGAAATATTGCTATTCAAGATATTTACTTTTTTGAGGCATCCCCAAAATTACATAAAATTATTTTACATTTAGAAAATGAACATATTGAATTTTATGGTCGCTTAAAGGATTTTAAGGAGGCGCATACATCGATGTATCAATGTCATAAGGCTTTTATTGTGAATCGCCAAAATGTTGAATTTGTTGATCATAAAGAACGAGTGGTATATTTCAAAAATGGTGAAACTTGCTTTGCTTCTGCTCGACTTATAAAAGGTTTAAAATAA